The region AATCGTCTTGATCTTTAGGAATTAAGTATAAATACTTAATTTGGTCGGAAATTTAAGGGAATCTGCCCGTAACGGACCTTTGCAATAGTGAATAACACAAGATTTTACTCCGGTATGATTAGTCTGGTCGTGCCAGCGTTCAACGAAGAAGAGAATTTATCTGTGCTGGTACATCGGTTGATGGCCGTTATGAGTCAATACGAATGCTACGAAATTCTGATTGTAGATGACGGTAGCTCTGACCAGACCCGTCATGTACTTCGGCAATTAAGCCAGGCCTATCCGGCGGTACGGTTTATTTCCTTCTCGCGAAATTTCGGCCACCAAATGGCCTTGCGTGCCGGTTATGACAATGCCCGTGGGGAAGCCGTTATTTGCCTGGATGCCGACCTTCAGCACCCGCCTGAACTGATTCCGACATTGATCGAGAAGTGGCGTGAAGGCTATGAAGTTGTTTACACCGTTCGCCAGGCAGATCCTAAACTCTCGTGGTTCAAGCGGACAACCTCGAAATATTTCTATCAGCTGCTGCGTAATGTCTCCAACCTGAAAATTGAGGATGGTGCAGCCGATTTCCGGCTTCTTGACCGGAAAGTGGTTGATACCCTTAAGCAGTTTAAAGAAAACGACCTGTTTTTACGCGGAGCTATTTCGTGGGTGGGCTTCCGGCAATGCCGTATCCTCTATGAACCGGCAGCTCGTTATGCCGGTCGGTCGAAGTATTCATTCCGGAAAATGCTTCAGCTGGCCGCTATGGGCATTACCTCCTTCTCGACGCGTCCGCTTTACTTATCCGTTCTGCTTGGGTTCACGATGTTCCTGATGGCCGGTCTGTTTGGCGCAGAAACGCTGTATGAGCACTTCTTTACAGATGCTACGGTTTCCGGCTGGACAACGCTGGTGTTGCTGATGGTACTGATCGGGGGTGTACAGTTCATCATGATTGGGATCATCGGCGTATATTTGGGGAAAACGTTCGTGGAGGTAAAAGGCCGCCCCGCCTACATTATTGGCGATACGAGCGAGATTGAGGAAAGCGTAACGACATGGCAAGCCCCGGCAAAAGAACAGGAACAACTTCAGGAAATATATTATTCACCGTTGACGTAGAGGAGTTCGACACCGCTGTTGAATTCGGTCATAACATTCCGCTTGGCGAACAGATTGCGGTATCAACAAAGGGATTACGCCTGTTGGCTGAGCGGTTCGATGCCCTCGGTACACCTGTCACCCTATTTACAACCGCCAATTACGCGCTTCACGAACCAGCGCTGATCAGGCAACTTGCCAGTAAACACGAAATAGCCTCTCATGGCTATTTTCATACAACCTTCGAGCCAGCCGACCTGCTAAAGTCCCGGCTGGCGCTCGAAGAATTACTCAACCGGCCGGTAACCGGGTTCCGGCGTGCACGAATGGGGTTTGTGGATCCTAACGATGTGCAGCAGGCTGGTTACCAGTACAACTCATCATTACATCCAACCTGGTTGCCCGGTCGGTATAATCACTGGGGTGAGCCGCGCCATCCATTTCAGGAAGCGGGCGTCTGGCAAATTCCGGCATCGGTTACCCCAACACTGCGGCTGCCTCTGTTTTGGCTGAGCCTGAAAAACTTTCCGTTCGCCTATTATAAGCAGTTATGCCGCCAAACCCTGCGGACAGACGGTTTTCTGAACCTCTATGTGCATCCCTGGGAGTTTACGGATTTAGCTGGTTATGAAAAAATTCCGGGTTATGTCCGCCGACACTCACGGGATGAACTCCTCGACCGGGTCGAAAATCTGCTGCGCTATTTAAAACAATACGGCGATTTCGGGACAATGGGAGACTTTGTGCAACGTCTTCAGTAAGTTAAGCTCCAGCGCCTTTGTGGTTGGTTTGCGTATGATGTCATTTTTTAGAAAACCACTGTTCAGTGATTACCGATTCATCGTTGGCATTTATGGGATACTCGCCCTGTTTGTAAGCATCCGGACGCTTATAAACATGGATTCAAATAATTATCAGATTTTTTATTATTCATTACATCATCTCATTGACGGAAAGGATCTATACCTGCTCTATCCTGCCGAATACAGCGACCACTACCATTACGCACCCACGTTTGCGGCTTTATTTGCGCCCATTTTTGCCCTGCCTTTTTCAGTGGGCCTGTTTTTATGGCATCTTCTGTTCACTGCCGTTTGGGTTTACGCCGTTTATCGGATGCCCCTCACGCACAATCAGAAGGTAGTTGCGTACTGGTTTAGTGTGCAGGAACTGTTTACTTCCCTGGTTAACAGCCAAACGAACCCACTCATTGCGGCTCTTTCCCTGTTTGCTTTCATCAGTTTTGAAAAACGCCAGCCATTCTGGGCGGCTTTTTTTATCATCGTTGGCTTCAATATCAAGATATATAGCCTGGTAGCGGCCGCTTTGTTCCTGTTATATCCGCAGAAGCTCCGGTTTCTGGCATATCTGCTGCTGTGGGGAGTCGTGCTGGGTTTGCTACCCCTCCTGTTCACCTCGCCCGATCAGCTGGTTTGGCAGTATGAGAATTGGGTTAGACAACTGCTGTTAAAGTCTGACTACGACAAATGGGCCAATACGTCTATTCATAAGCTGGTCCATTTAACTATCTCGCCCGATATCAGCACAAGCACAATCATTGGCGCAGGGGTTGTGCTGTTTTGTACTGTTTACCGGCGGATTCAGGTGTTTAGCGAACGCTGGTTCAAAATGCTGTTGCTGGCCTCTGTCCTGATTTTTCAGGTCATCTTCAATCCCGTTGCCGAATCGCCTACGTACATAATTGCCGTAACGGGTGTCATGATCTGGTGGTTCTACTGCCCGAAAACGTGGCTGGATCGGGCACTGTTGATAAGTTGTCTGGTACTCACTGTCTTATCGCCGAGCGATATTTTTCCACGTTTTCTGCGTCAGTTACTGGTAACACCTTACGCACTCAAAGCCTTGCCCTGCGTACTAATCTGGTTTCGGCTGCTTTATCTGATGCACACCATAAAATCGGTTCCGGCGTCACCAGCCATGGAACTCGTTGACAATCCCTCCTGAACCCTACTGGTCTAGCCTAAAGAGGCCGCCACCGGCCTCTCCCTAATCTCACCTTAACTTCTTCATTGATGGCCTCCACCTGGCTCGATTTCTGGCAACGTGAAAATGAATTCGACGAGTCTATGTCGACGAATTTCAATTATTTTCTGGAGCGCGTCGAAATGCACATTCCTTTATCAAAAAACCATCGGGTATTAGACATTGGCTCCGGGCCAGGTAATCTGGAAGATGCCTGGCACGACCGCGTAGCTGAAATGCATGGTCTGGATATATCCAAACGGTATAATGAAATTGCCCGCGCCCGGCACGCCGGTTCGCCTACTGTGTGCTTCCATGATCTTGACCCCGACGATTATCTGAATTTCGGCCCGGTAGCCAATAGACAATTTGATGTGATCATTGTGATGAGCGTAGTGCAGTACTACCGGAATCTCAGCGAAGTAGAACAGCTTTTGCAGGCGATCAAACGCGTGGCTGCCCCGGATGCCCGTGCTCTTATATGCGATTTGATGGTGGGAGAGAGCTTTCTGAGCGACGTTTGGGGCATTCTAAAACGGTCGCTTTTGCAAGGTAAATTAGTTGCTACCCTGAAATTGCTGGTTCGCCTTCGCTTCTCGCACTATCATACGGTTCGCAAGGAAAACGGGTTTTTGATAATACCCGAATCTGAATGGCTGGCCATGTGTGAGCGGGTGGGGCTGAAAGCGCGGTTTATCGACGAACCGCTTACCCTCCAACAGGAGCGTCGGAATTTACTGATTAACTTCTAATTGTCTTGTATCCGAGAGATAGGGGTCTCTTGCCTAGATGAAGACCACATCGTCAATGACGTCTGTACCCATGTCCTTGTTGACCAGCTGAATAAGTTTCTGCTTGGCATTGACGAGTTCGTTACGCAACGGGGCCGACGCGATTTCAATGTAGAGTTTGCGGTCGCGGACGTAGAGCCGATTCGTGCGGGATGCAATGGTTGGCCCCATCATTCGACCCCAGAACGCTTCAAGATAGGTTTCGTTGAAGCGGGTCTGTAGTTGGTAAGCTTTCAACAACTGCCCGATAGCATCTTTTAAAGACGTTACTCCGGCCACTCGGGTGGCATTTTCACGGTTGTAGCGATACGTTTGGTTCATGCGGCAGTTATCTTGCTGCAAAAGTAAACAATGAATTGACTTAATAGACGCAGAAATTAGTTACCGTGTTAAAAAAAGCAGCTTGTGCAGAAAAACGCCGGGCTGCTTGGATTCGCGCGGTTTGACTAGTATACTTGCGGCATCAAGTCATTGCAACGCGTCATTTTTTCCATTCCTGACGCGCATTGATTTATAAAGAAGCGGGGAGAGATCAGGCTCTGCGAACCGCTGGCAACCTACCACATGGCAAGGTGCTAACTCCTGCCTAAATACATTTAGGAACTATAAATCGGTACTAATTATGCTCTATCATCAGCAGTGTATGCCTCCGGCCAAATGGCCTTGTCGGGCATAACAGACTTTCTCCACCCACCGCCACGAAAACCGGGATGGTTTGTCGTGTGCACTTATCAAATTTATCGTATCTAGTTCGACGTTGCCGGTTGCCAGTTCATACCGTCTGCTGCAGGGCAACAAACGCCGAACAAAAATACCAGGCAGTAAAACCGTTAACCATTCATAATCATGTCAGAACTTCACTTTGATACCCTCCAGCTGCACGCTGGTCAGGAGGTCGACCCTACTACCAATGCACGGGCCGTACCCATTTATCAAACAACATCATTTGTATTCAATGATTCGGCTCACGGGGCCGATCTGTTTGCGCTGAAAGCGTTTGGGAACATCTATACCCGCATCATGAACCCAACGTCCGATGTGTTCGAAAAGCGCGTTGCGGCTCTCGAAGGTGGTGTGGCAGCGCTGGCGGTGGCTTCCGGACAGGCGGCCCAGTTCATCGCGCTGAGCAATATCCTGAGCGCGGGCGATAATTTTGTGACGACGTCGTTCCTCTACGGTGGCACCTACAACCAGTTTAAAGTGTCGTTCAAGCGGCTGGGTATCGAAGCCCGCTTTGCCGACGGCGACAAGCCCGAGTCGTTTGCCAAACTGATCGACGAAAATACCAAAGCGATCTACCTCGAAACGATTGGCAATCCAGGGTTCAATATTCCCGATTTTGATGCCTTTGCCGCACTGGCAAAGGAGTACGATCTACCCCTGATCGTCGATAATACATTTGGTGCCGGTGGCTACCTCTTCCGCCCGCTCGAACACGGTGCTGCCGTGGTCGTGGAGTCGGCTACGAAGTGGATTGGCGGACATGGTACGAGCATCGGCGGGGTTATTGTCGATGGAGGTACGTACAACTGGGGAAATGGTAAGTTTCCGCAATTCAGCGAACCATCGGAAGGGTATCACGGCATGGTATTTAGCGATGTGTTCGGGGTGGGTGGTCCCTTCGGCAACATCCAGTTCATTATTCGTGCCCGCGTAGAAGGCCTGCGCGATTGGGGCCCGGCCATCAGTCCGTTCAACTCATTCCTGCTGCTGCAGGGGCTGGAAACGCTCTCGTTGCGCGTGGATCGTACGGTGCAGAACGCCCTGGCGCTGGCCCAATGGCTGGAGCAGCACGAACAGGTGGAAGCCGTAAACTATCCGGGTCTGGAGAGCAGCCCGTACCATGAACTGGCCAAGAAATACCTTAAACGCGGGTTCGGGGGCGTATTCTCCTTTAAAGTGAAAGGGGGTAATGAAGCCGCCAATGAGTTTGTCAACAGCCTGAAACTGGTGAGTCACCTTGCCAACGTTGGCGACTCCAAAACGTTGATTATTCACCCGGCGGCTACTACACACCAGCAATTAAGCGAACAGGAGCAGGCTAGTGCGGGTGTTGAAGTAGGGGTGCTGCGGGTTTCGGCCGGTATCGAACACATTGATGATATTAAAGCTGACTTCGAGCAGGCCTTCGCCAGGATTGCCGAACCAGTAATAGGATAGTACAAGCCCCGACGCCCAAAGGGGGCTTTACAGGTAGCTAAAGCCCTTTTGGGGTTGGGGCCTTAACTTTTTTTCGATTGGACCTTACTTATTTCGATTACAAATATTCGTTCCCGCTCGAATCCGGGGAGAGCTTACCGGGATTTCGGCTGGCTTATACCACACGCGGCACCCTCAACAGCGATCAGTCGAATGTTGTCTGGATTTGCCATGCCCTGACCGGCAATGCCGACGCGGGCGACTGGTGGGGCGGTATGGTGGGTCCGGGCAAGTACTACGATCCGGCCAATCACTTCGTTGTCTGTGCCAATGTGATTGGGTCGTGCTATGGATCTACCGGTCCCTTGTCTATAAATCCGCAAACGGGGCAGCCTTTTTATCATCATTTTCCGATGATTACCATCCGGGACATGGTAGCGGCTCTGGATTTACTGCGGCAGGAACTGGGTATCGAAAAAATCCATACCTGCATTGGTGGTTCGGTTGGGGGTGAGCAGGCGCTGGAATGGGCCATTCTACATCCTAGCCTTATCGAGAATCTGGTCATCATCGCGGCCAGTGCCATTGCGTCGCCCTGGTGCATTGCCTTCAACGAGGCACAACGAATGGCTATTGAAGCCGACCCCACCTGGCCCGAACAGCGCGACGATGCCGGTGTCGCCGGAATGAAAGCAGCCCGTGCTATGGCCATGATTTCGTACCGAAACTACGATACCTACGGCTTTACGCAGGCGCTGGATAATAATGAGCAGCTGGATGGGTATAAATCGGCGAGCTATCAGCGCTATCAGGGCGAAAAACTGGTTGAACGATTCAATGCCTTTACCTACTGGACGCTGTCTAAAGTAATGGATTCGCACAATGTTGGGCGAAACCGGGGCAGTATTCTCAACGCGCTGGCTCAGGTAAAATCCCGCACGCTGGTCGTGGGAATTCGGTCCGATCTGCTTTTCCCTCCTTCTGAGCAGCAGTTCCTGGCCCGACATATTCCCGATGCCACTTACGAAGAAATTGATTCATTATATGGCCATGATGGCTTTTTAA is a window of Spirosoma linguale DSM 74 DNA encoding:
- a CDS encoding glycosyl transferase family 2 (PFAM: glycosyl transferase family 2~KEGG: geo:Geob_0317 glycosyl transferase family 2) — encoded protein: MISLVVPAFNEEENLSVLVHRLMAVMSQYECYEILIVDDGSSDQTRHVLRQLSQAYPAVRFISFSRNFGHQMALRAGYDNARGEAVICLDADLQHPPELIPTLIEKWREGYEVVYTVRQADPKLSWFKRTTSKYFYQLLRNVSNLKIEDGAADFRLLDRKVVDTLKQFKENDLFLRGAISWVGFRQCRILYEPAARYAGRSKYSFRKMLQLAAMGITSFSTRPLYLSVLLGFTMFLMAGLFGAETLYEHFFTDATVSGWTTLVLLMVLIGGVQFIMIGIIGVYLGKTFVEVKGRPAYIIGDTSEIEESVTTWQAPAKEQEQLQEIYYSPLT
- a CDS encoding polysaccharide deacetylase (KEGG: eba:ebA4258 polysaccharide deacetylase), with translation MAERFDALGTPVTLFTTANYALHEPALIRQLASKHEIASHGYFHTTFEPADLLKSRLALEELLNRPVTGFRRARMGFVDPNDVQQAGYQYNSSLHPTWLPGRYNHWGEPRHPFQEAGVWQIPASVTPTLRLPLFWLSLKNFPFAYYKQLCRQTLRTDGFLNLYVHPWEFTDLAGYEKIPGYVRRHSRDELLDRVENLLRYLKQYGDFGTMGDFVQRLQ
- a CDS encoding hypothetical protein (KEGG: lhk:LHK_01290 DUF2029 domain containing protein); the protein is MMSFFRKPLFSDYRFIVGIYGILALFVSIRTLINMDSNNYQIFYYSLHHLIDGKDLYLLYPAEYSDHYHYAPTFAALFAPIFALPFSVGLFLWHLLFTAVWVYAVYRMPLTHNQKVVAYWFSVQELFTSLVNSQTNPLIAALSLFAFISFEKRQPFWAAFFIIVGFNIKIYSLVAAALFLLYPQKLRFLAYLLLWGVVLGLLPLLFTSPDQLVWQYENWVRQLLLKSDYDKWANTSIHKLVHLTISPDISTSTIIGAGVVLFCTVYRRIQVFSERWFKMLLLASVLIFQVIFNPVAESPTYIIAVTGVMIWWFYCPKTWLDRALLISCLVLTVLSPSDIFPRFLRQLLVTPYALKALPCVLIWFRLLYLMHTIKSVPASPAMELVDNPS
- a CDS encoding Methyltransferase type 12 (PFAM: Methyltransferase type 12; Methyltransferase type 11~KEGG: met:M446_3035 methyltransferase type 12) — translated: MASTWLDFWQRENEFDESMSTNFNYFLERVEMHIPLSKNHRVLDIGSGPGNLEDAWHDRVAEMHGLDISKRYNEIARARHAGSPTVCFHDLDPDDYLNFGPVANRQFDVIIVMSVVQYYRNLSEVEQLLQAIKRVAAPDARALICDLMVGESFLSDVWGILKRSLLQGKLVATLKLLVRLRFSHYHTVRKENGFLIIPESEWLAMCERVGLKARFIDEPLTLQQERRNLLINF
- a CDS encoding protein of unknown function DUF721 (PFAM: protein of unknown function DUF721~KEGG: geo:Geob_1482 protein of unknown function DUF721), which codes for MNQTYRYNRENATRVAGVTSLKDAIGQLLKAYQLQTRFNETYLEAFWGRMMGPTIASRTNRLYVRDRKLYIEIASAPLRNELVNAKQKLIQLVNKDMGTDVIDDVVFI
- a CDS encoding O-acetylhomoserine/O-acetylserine sulfhydrylase (KEGG: afw:Anae109_0967 O-acetylhomoserine/O- acetylserine sulfhydrylase~TIGRFAM: O-acetylhomoserine/O-acetylserine sulfhydrylase~PFAM: Cys/Met metabolism pyridoxal-phosphate- dependent protein; DegT/DnrJ/EryC1/StrS aminotransferase), with translation MSELHFDTLQLHAGQEVDPTTNARAVPIYQTTSFVFNDSAHGADLFALKAFGNIYTRIMNPTSDVFEKRVAALEGGVAALAVASGQAAQFIALSNILSAGDNFVTTSFLYGGTYNQFKVSFKRLGIEARFADGDKPESFAKLIDENTKAIYLETIGNPGFNIPDFDAFAALAKEYDLPLIVDNTFGAGGYLFRPLEHGAAVVVESATKWIGGHGTSIGGVIVDGGTYNWGNGKFPQFSEPSEGYHGMVFSDVFGVGGPFGNIQFIIRARVEGLRDWGPAISPFNSFLLLQGLETLSLRVDRTVQNALALAQWLEQHEQVEAVNYPGLESSPYHELAKKYLKRGFGGVFSFKVKGGNEAANEFVNSLKLVSHLANVGDSKTLIIHPAATTHQQLSEQEQASAGVEVGVLRVSAGIEHIDDIKADFEQAFARIAEPVIG
- a CDS encoding homoserine O-acetyltransferase (KEGG: ank:AnaeK_2457 homoserine O-acetyltransferase~TIGRFAM: homoserine O-acetyltransferase~PFAM: alpha/beta hydrolase fold), which encodes MDLTYFDYKYSFPLESGESLPGFRLAYTTRGTLNSDQSNVVWICHALTGNADAGDWWGGMVGPGKYYDPANHFVVCANVIGSCYGSTGPLSINPQTGQPFYHHFPMITIRDMVAALDLLRQELGIEKIHTCIGGSVGGEQALEWAILHPSLIENLVIIAASAIASPWCIAFNEAQRMAIEADPTWPEQRDDAGVAGMKAARAMAMISYRNYDTYGFTQALDNNEQLDGYKSASYQRYQGEKLVERFNAFTYWTLSKVMDSHNVGRNRGSILNALAQVKSRTLVVGIRSDLLFPPSEQQFLARHIPDATYEEIDSLYGHDGFLIEFRPLAGIIRKWMASAASAGGAPVANSSTSFSQPVK